A genomic stretch from Paraburkholderia dioscoreae includes:
- a CDS encoding sensor histidine kinase has protein sequence MTQPNLRVRVALWLLVPLLLLLGLDAWLTYQRAMNAAHAAFDRTLEFSLRSIRDGIRLRDGEIEVDLPYLALEMFESNGGGNIYYQIREEGGRVVTGYPDLPDPGKMPGEPYSVRFYDDVFRGRPLRIAMLRLPVHDVPSAQTRVVLVRVGETIEQRQALAREILTGSLQQEGLLVVLALGIVWLGVARGLRPLNRLSAKVAARAEDDPTPLDTVGLPSEVTPLVDSINQYIGRTQLMQSSRRRFFNDAAHQLKTPLAVIQAESELALRDIDGVEENSGGHRRQGVHLRRLNRAVQHAVHIVQQLLSLSRLDAHSGYTVKHAALSLHKVTRSVTLDWSPVARARGIDLGFEQDARIDVMGQGDLLAELVGNLIDNAIRYSGDGAVITVRVAREGAQALLQVIDNGPGIAAGEREAVFERFYRSEATQAVEGSGLGLSIVREIARVHGALVALTDAHGGGLVVSVLFPPLNTA, from the coding sequence ATGACGCAGCCGAACCTGCGCGTGCGGGTTGCGCTGTGGCTGCTAGTGCCGCTGCTTCTGCTGCTCGGGCTCGACGCGTGGCTCACGTATCAGCGCGCCATGAACGCGGCGCATGCGGCTTTTGACCGCACGCTCGAATTTTCGCTGCGCTCGATTCGCGACGGCATCCGCTTGCGCGACGGCGAGATCGAAGTCGATCTTCCCTATCTCGCGCTGGAGATGTTCGAATCGAACGGCGGCGGCAACATCTACTATCAGATTCGCGAGGAAGGCGGCCGTGTGGTGACCGGCTATCCTGACTTGCCGGACCCCGGAAAAATGCCGGGCGAGCCCTACAGCGTGCGTTTCTACGACGACGTGTTTCGCGGCCGTCCGCTGCGTATCGCCATGCTCAGGCTGCCCGTGCACGACGTGCCGAGCGCGCAGACGCGGGTGGTGCTGGTGAGGGTCGGCGAAACGATCGAGCAGCGTCAGGCGTTGGCGCGCGAGATTCTCACCGGCTCGCTGCAACAGGAAGGCCTGCTGGTGGTGCTCGCGCTCGGCATCGTGTGGCTGGGCGTGGCGCGCGGCTTGCGGCCGTTGAACCGTCTGTCGGCGAAAGTGGCGGCGCGCGCCGAGGACGATCCGACGCCGCTCGACACGGTCGGGCTGCCGAGCGAAGTGACGCCGCTGGTCGATTCGATCAATCAGTACATCGGCCGCACGCAACTGATGCAGTCATCGCGCAGGCGCTTTTTCAACGACGCCGCGCATCAGTTGAAAACACCGCTGGCGGTGATTCAGGCGGAGTCCGAACTGGCGCTGCGCGATATCGACGGTGTGGAGGAGAATTCGGGCGGGCATCGTCGGCAAGGGGTGCATTTGCGGCGGTTGAATCGCGCGGTGCAACACGCGGTGCATATTGTTCAGCAGTTGCTGTCGCTCTCGCGGCTCGATGCGCACAGTGGCTACACCGTCAAACATGCGGCACTGTCGTTGCATAAGGTGACGCGCAGCGTGACGCTCGACTGGTCGCCGGTGGCGCGCGCACGCGGCATCGATCTCGGCTTCGAACAGGACGCGCGTATCGACGTGATGGGGCAGGGCGATCTGCTCGCGGAGCTGGTCGGCAATCTGATCGACAACGCGATCCGTTATTCCGGCGACGGTGCGGTGATTACCGTGCGAGTTGCGCGCGAAGGGGCGCAGGCATTGCTGCAGGTGATCGACAATGGACCGGGCATTGCCGCGGGCGAACGCGAGGCGGTGTTCGAACGCTTCTATCGCAGCGAGGCGACGCAGGCGGTCGAGGGCAGTGGGCTGGGTTTGTCGATCGTGAGGGAAATCGCGCGCGTGCACGGTGCACTGGTTGCGCTCACCGATGCACACGGCGGCGGCTTAGTCGTCAGCGTGCTGTTTCCGCCGTTGAATACGGCGTGA
- a CDS encoding ABC transporter substrate-binding protein: MQNALKVLAVAAAFAVNSAWAAIPAGYPGDYQATVDGARKEGKLIVYSVTDTALVRPLIKDFESLYGVKVEYNDMNSTELYNRYISENAASSTSADVLWSSAMDLQVKLVNDGLMASYESPEARHLPQWAQYQKQAYGTTYEPLAIVYNKRLVPAGDVPQTRADLIKLLQGKPDQFKGKVTTYDIEKSGVGFNYLTQDARVNPQVTWDLVKAMGATGPKLQSSTGAMMERISSGENLIGYNILGSYALTKAKKDPSIGYVYPKDYTLVVSRLVTISKKAQSPNAARLWVDYLLSQRGQTLLANQASLFSIRGDVEGETSMAGLTKQLGDSLKPIPIGAGLLVYLDQSKRLEFLKQWQQSIKR, translated from the coding sequence GTGCAAAACGCTTTGAAGGTACTCGCAGTAGCTGCCGCATTCGCCGTAAATTCAGCATGGGCGGCCATTCCCGCCGGTTATCCCGGTGATTACCAGGCCACGGTCGACGGGGCTAGAAAGGAAGGCAAGCTGATTGTCTACTCGGTCACGGACACCGCGCTGGTGCGCCCGCTCATCAAGGACTTCGAAAGCCTGTACGGCGTCAAGGTCGAGTACAACGACATGAACAGCACCGAGCTGTACAACCGCTACATCAGCGAAAACGCGGCGAGCAGCACCAGTGCCGACGTGCTGTGGAGCTCGGCGATGGATCTGCAGGTCAAGCTAGTCAACGACGGCCTGATGGCCTCTTACGAATCGCCGGAAGCGAGGCACTTGCCGCAATGGGCGCAATACCAGAAGCAGGCTTACGGCACCACGTATGAGCCGCTCGCGATCGTCTACAACAAACGCCTCGTGCCGGCCGGCGACGTGCCGCAAACGCGCGCCGATCTGATCAAACTGCTGCAAGGCAAGCCCGACCAGTTCAAAGGCAAAGTCACGACCTACGACATCGAAAAGTCCGGCGTCGGCTTCAACTATCTGACTCAGGACGCGCGCGTCAACCCGCAGGTCACGTGGGATCTGGTGAAAGCGATGGGCGCCACCGGACCGAAGCTGCAATCGAGTACGGGCGCCATGATGGAGCGCATTTCCTCGGGCGAGAACCTGATCGGCTACAACATTCTCGGCTCGTACGCGCTAACCAAGGCGAAGAAAGATCCGTCGATCGGCTACGTCTATCCAAAAGACTACACATTGGTGGTAAGCCGGCTCGTGACGATTTCGAAGAAGGCACAAAGCCCGAACGCCGCCAGGCTGTGGGTCGACTATCTGCTTTCGCAACGCGGCCAGACCTTGCTGGCCAATCAGGCGAGCCTGTTCTCGATTCGCGGCGACGTGGAAGGTGAAACGTCGATGGCAGGTCTGACGAAGCAGCTCGGCGACTCGCTCAAACCGATCCCGATCGGCGCAGGCCTGCTGGTCTATCTGGACCAGTCCAAACGCCTCGAATTCCTCAAGCAATGGCAACAGTCGATCAAGCGCTAG
- a CDS encoding CmpA/NrtA family ABC transporter substrate-binding protein: protein MNSPTTTALAASSALEKLEKTHLRLGFVALSDAAPLVAAKLLEFGHAHGLTLELCRQPSWAAVRDKLLSGDLDAAHALYGLVYGVQLGLGGPQTDMAVLMVLNRNGQAITLSNRLADALAKHGTLPKALATLGRKPVFAQTFPTGTHAMWLYYWLASQGVDPLRDIESVVIPPPQMVAALAEDKLDGLCVGEPWNTQAEAQGVGRTIAYTSDVWPDHPEKVLACRRDFVSANPNAARALVQTMLEACRWLDGAGHREEIARWLARPDYVGIDATLIAARLGNAIAASAPGGLPVRFFDNGAVNYPRAFEGAWFLTQFERWGMIDARADYADIAARINQTQLYREAAAAMNVAVPEESASQVLIDGETWGSGTSPTGYARRFPIRR, encoded by the coding sequence ATGAACTCTCCTACCACCACCGCACTCGCCGCGTCGTCCGCATTGGAAAAGCTCGAGAAGACCCATTTGCGGCTCGGTTTCGTGGCGCTCTCGGATGCCGCGCCGCTCGTCGCGGCCAAGCTGCTCGAATTCGGCCACGCGCACGGCCTGACGCTGGAGTTGTGCCGTCAGCCGTCATGGGCCGCCGTGCGTGACAAACTGCTGTCGGGCGATCTGGACGCGGCGCACGCCCTTTATGGACTCGTCTACGGCGTGCAGTTGGGTCTCGGCGGACCACAAACGGATATGGCCGTGCTGATGGTACTCAACCGCAACGGCCAGGCCATCACGCTGTCGAACCGTCTCGCCGATGCGCTCGCCAAGCACGGCACACTGCCCAAGGCGCTCGCGACGCTCGGCCGCAAGCCGGTCTTCGCGCAGACCTTCCCGACCGGCACGCACGCCATGTGGCTGTACTACTGGCTGGCGTCGCAAGGTGTGGATCCGTTGCGCGATATCGAGAGCGTGGTGATCCCTCCGCCGCAAATGGTCGCGGCGCTCGCCGAAGACAAACTCGACGGCCTGTGCGTCGGCGAGCCCTGGAATACGCAGGCCGAAGCGCAGGGCGTGGGCAGAACGATCGCTTATACGAGCGACGTGTGGCCCGATCATCCCGAGAAAGTGCTGGCGTGCCGGCGCGATTTTGTCAGCGCGAATCCGAATGCCGCGCGCGCGCTGGTGCAAACCATGCTCGAAGCGTGCCGCTGGCTCGACGGCGCGGGACATCGCGAGGAAATCGCGCGCTGGCTTGCGCGGCCAGACTATGTGGGCATCGATGCAACGTTGATTGCTGCGCGCCTCGGCAACGCGATCGCGGCTTCCGCGCCGGGCGGCCTGCCCGTGCGGTTCTTCGACAACGGCGCGGTGAATTATCCGCGGGCGTTCGAAGGCGCATGGTTTCTCACGCAGTTCGAGCGCTGGGGCATGATCGACGCGCGCGCGGATTATGCGGACATCGCCGCGCGGATCAACCAGACGCAGTTGTATCGCGAGGCAGCCGCCGCTATGAACGTGGCCGTGCCGGAAGAAAGCGCTTCACAGGTATTGATCGACGGCGAAACATGGGGCAGCGGCACGTCGCCCACCGGTTATGCACGGCGCTTTCCGATTCGCCGCTAG
- a CDS encoding TonB-dependent siderophore receptor: MFRRRNASKVALLDTRSLLVSALLAAGIIGGSPAFAETAETGDTATDASAASDPQQLAPVRVTGTKAQGFAPTTVETGPYRGLDALDVPATVNVVTRGVMDAQGDTGLYDALRNVAGVTRQQLSGLAYDNISIRGIPLDNRSSFYFNGVLPIDNNIWMPMEDKERVEVLKGASALYYGFTVPAGIVNMVTKQAGPDPVTSISLLGDSHGSYGAHADIARRFGPDDQFGIRVNAMDEHVETPIDGDHGYRKFISAAFDWRVNSKLKFQYDFEHIETSIVEQAGIVPLAPKNGVISLPALPDPTKLLVSGSQPTLASANTQLLRADYAFSDHWSATFSLGQSITRRDRWAWVFQKYNVATGAGTLQASQQNGQMYENKNVRLDVNGDFKTGSIGHTLTVGVTQNWLFQPDFTTNFFTASQNLYDPVPVTKLTPSGTPKQFFAQHIRNSGVYAFDQIDLTSRLQVVAGVRRSEYITSQAGTPNSDISRTSPSGSVSFRLTPNTSVYASYVEALESAGSAPATANNANQILPAVVSRQEEVGVRTRLPGNTLVSLALFNLRQPSAEVNSDNVYVMDGNARYRGVEFSVQGDVTRDVSLTASAVYLDAKQVDSSDPTLLGKTPENTPHVTASLFAEYRVPVLAGLSVNAGVYYIGPRPVNSADQASIGGYTLLTAGARYSTRVYGKRISFQANLENATNKRYWSAAGSNQLGVGLGRTLELTSTLDF; encoded by the coding sequence ATGTTTCGCCGCAGGAACGCGAGCAAGGTCGCTTTGCTCGACACAAGAAGTTTGCTGGTTAGCGCGCTGCTGGCCGCAGGGATCATCGGTGGCTCGCCAGCTTTTGCCGAGACCGCGGAAACGGGCGATACCGCCACCGACGCCTCCGCGGCATCCGATCCGCAGCAGCTCGCCCCGGTCCGCGTGACAGGCACGAAGGCGCAGGGCTTTGCTCCCACGACCGTGGAGACCGGCCCTTATCGCGGACTCGACGCACTCGATGTGCCGGCAACGGTGAACGTCGTCACGCGAGGCGTGATGGATGCGCAGGGCGACACCGGGCTTTACGACGCGCTGCGCAACGTTGCCGGTGTGACGCGTCAGCAGTTGAGCGGCCTCGCGTACGACAACATCTCGATCCGCGGCATTCCGCTCGATAACCGCTCGAGCTTCTACTTCAACGGCGTGCTTCCGATCGACAACAACATCTGGATGCCGATGGAGGACAAGGAGCGCGTCGAAGTATTGAAGGGTGCATCCGCGCTGTACTACGGCTTCACGGTTCCCGCCGGCATCGTCAACATGGTGACCAAACAGGCGGGCCCCGACCCCGTGACCAGCATTTCGCTTCTCGGCGATTCGCATGGATCGTATGGCGCTCACGCCGACATTGCGCGACGCTTCGGCCCGGACGACCAGTTCGGCATTCGCGTGAACGCAATGGACGAACACGTCGAGACGCCCATCGACGGTGACCACGGCTATCGCAAGTTCATCAGCGCGGCGTTCGACTGGCGCGTGAACAGCAAGCTCAAGTTCCAGTACGACTTCGAACATATCGAAACGAGCATCGTCGAGCAGGCGGGTATTGTTCCGCTGGCGCCGAAAAACGGCGTCATTTCGCTTCCGGCCCTGCCTGATCCGACAAAGCTCCTCGTCAGCGGCAGTCAGCCCACACTCGCGAGTGCCAATACGCAGCTGCTCCGCGCCGACTACGCGTTCTCCGATCACTGGAGCGCGACGTTTTCTCTCGGCCAGTCGATCACACGTCGCGACCGTTGGGCATGGGTCTTCCAGAAGTACAACGTCGCCACGGGGGCCGGCACTTTGCAGGCGAGCCAGCAGAATGGCCAGATGTACGAGAACAAGAATGTTCGGCTGGACGTCAACGGCGACTTCAAAACAGGATCGATCGGCCACACCCTGACAGTCGGCGTCACGCAGAACTGGCTGTTCCAGCCGGACTTCACGACGAATTTCTTCACGGCAAGCCAGAACCTCTACGATCCCGTTCCCGTAACGAAGCTCACGCCGAGCGGGACACCCAAGCAGTTTTTCGCGCAACATATCCGCAATAGCGGAGTGTACGCATTCGATCAGATCGACCTCACGTCGCGACTCCAGGTGGTGGCCGGCGTGCGTCGCTCGGAATACATCACGTCGCAGGCCGGTACGCCGAACTCGGACATCAGCCGGACTTCCCCTTCGGGCAGTGTGAGCTTCCGCCTGACGCCGAATACGAGCGTCTACGCGAGCTATGTCGAGGCGCTGGAATCGGCCGGCAGTGCGCCCGCCACGGCGAACAACGCCAACCAGATACTGCCGGCGGTCGTCAGCCGGCAGGAAGAGGTGGGCGTGCGCACGCGTCTTCCTGGCAATACGCTCGTATCTCTCGCGTTGTTCAATCTTCGGCAGCCCTCGGCGGAGGTCAACAGCGACAACGTCTATGTGATGGACGGTAACGCCCGCTATCGCGGTGTCGAGTTTTCTGTCCAGGGCGATGTGACACGGGACGTTTCATTGACTGCGTCCGCAGTGTATCTCGACGCCAAACAGGTCGATTCGTCCGACCCTACGCTGCTCGGCAAGACGCCAGAGAACACGCCGCACGTGACCGCCAGTCTCTTTGCCGAATACCGCGTTCCCGTGCTGGCCGGGCTGTCGGTCAACGCCGGTGTGTATTACATCGGTCCGCGACCGGTCAACAGTGCGGATCAGGCGAGCATTGGCGGCTACACGCTGTTGACGGCAGGCGCGCGCTATTCCACGCGCGTCTACGGCAAGCGTATCTCATTCCAGGCCAATCTCGAGAACGCCACGAACAAGCGGTACTGGAGCGCGGCCGGATCCAACCAGCTCGGTGTGGGACTCGGACGCACACTCGAATTGACGTCCACGCTCGATTTCTAG
- a CDS encoding ABC transporter permease codes for MLSTSATGRRAASPHAADGGSIGALPRGGLQPFMGLLRWLVVAVLTVAVALPLGFILLQSVLNAPFFDAKRTFGLAGFEFIFSDPDFWSALKNSFVIAAGMLFISIPLGGILAFLMVRTDLPGRRWLEPLLLTPVFVSPMVLAFGYVVAAGPVGFYSVWWMELFGTAEAPWTVYSVFAITVIVGLTHVPHVYLYSSAALRNLGSDVEEAARVAGARPFRVALDVSLPMTLPALLFAGVLVFFLGFEVFGLPLVLGDPEGHLVLATYLYKLTNKLGVPSYHLMAAVAMCIVAITFPLVLLQRGLLKSANRFVTVKGKAGRQTVLPLGVWRWVALGIVALWLLLTVFVPLSGITLRAFVTNWGQGVHLAEVLTLANFTELFEQDNLVRAILNTLGIGVLGGALAVGFYSLVAFAGHRRNDWATRLLDYLVLLPRAVPGLLAGLAFLWIFLFVPGLKELKNSMWSIWIAYTVVWLAYGMRLIQSALLQVGPELEEAGRSVGATRSRVSLDVTLPLVRFGLLAAWLLIFMIFEREYSTAVYLLSPGTEVIGALLVSLWATGAVDQVAALSVINIAMVGAGLGVALRFGVKLHG; via the coding sequence ATGCTTTCCACTAGCGCAACCGGACGCCGCGCGGCATCGCCGCACGCGGCAGACGGCGGCTCGATCGGCGCGCTGCCGCGCGGCGGACTGCAGCCGTTCATGGGACTGCTGCGCTGGCTCGTCGTCGCGGTGCTGACCGTGGCGGTCGCGCTGCCGCTCGGCTTCATCCTGTTGCAGAGCGTTCTGAACGCGCCGTTCTTCGACGCGAAGCGCACGTTCGGCCTCGCCGGCTTCGAATTCATTTTCAGCGACCCGGACTTCTGGTCCGCGCTAAAGAATTCGTTCGTCATCGCAGCGGGGATGCTGTTCATCTCGATTCCGCTCGGCGGCATTCTCGCGTTCCTGATGGTGCGCACCGATCTGCCCGGCCGCCGCTGGCTCGAACCGCTGCTGCTCACCCCCGTGTTCGTTTCGCCGATGGTGCTCGCCTTCGGCTATGTAGTCGCGGCCGGCCCGGTGGGTTTCTACTCGGTCTGGTGGATGGAACTGTTCGGCACCGCCGAAGCCCCGTGGACCGTTTATTCGGTGTTCGCCATCACGGTGATCGTCGGCCTCACGCATGTGCCGCACGTGTACCTGTATTCGTCGGCGGCGCTGCGCAATCTCGGCTCGGACGTCGAAGAAGCGGCGCGTGTGGCCGGCGCGCGGCCGTTTCGCGTCGCCCTCGACGTGAGCCTGCCGATGACGCTGCCCGCGTTGCTGTTCGCCGGCGTGCTGGTGTTCTTCCTCGGCTTCGAAGTATTCGGCCTGCCGCTCGTGCTCGGCGATCCCGAGGGACACCTGGTACTGGCCACGTATCTCTACAAGCTCACCAACAAGCTCGGCGTGCCCTCGTATCACCTGATGGCCGCGGTCGCGATGTGCATCGTCGCGATTACGTTTCCGCTCGTGCTGCTGCAACGCGGGCTGCTGAAGAGCGCGAACCGCTTCGTCACCGTCAAGGGCAAGGCGGGACGTCAGACCGTGCTGCCGCTCGGCGTGTGGCGCTGGGTCGCGCTCGGCATCGTCGCGCTGTGGTTGCTGCTGACGGTATTCGTGCCGCTTTCGGGCATCACGCTGCGCGCGTTCGTCACCAACTGGGGGCAAGGCGTGCATCTCGCCGAAGTCCTCACACTCGCCAACTTCACCGAACTCTTCGAGCAGGACAACCTGGTGCGCGCGATTCTGAACACGCTCGGTATCGGCGTGTTGGGCGGCGCGCTGGCGGTGGGCTTCTATTCGCTGGTGGCGTTCGCCGGCCATCGCCGCAACGACTGGGCCACGCGTCTGCTCGATTACCTCGTGTTGCTGCCGCGCGCGGTGCCGGGGCTGCTCGCCGGTCTCGCGTTCCTGTGGATCTTCCTCTTCGTGCCCGGCCTGAAGGAACTGAAGAACTCCATGTGGAGCATCTGGATCGCCTACACGGTCGTGTGGCTCGCGTACGGCATGCGCCTGATTCAGAGCGCGCTGCTCCAGGTCGGCCCCGAACTCGAAGAAGCCGGACGCAGCGTCGGCGCCACGCGTTCGCGCGTCAGTCTCGACGTGACGCTGCCGCTCGTGCGCTTCGGTTTGCTCGCGGCGTGGCTGCTGATTTTCATGATTTTCGAGCGCGAGTATTCGACCGCCGTCTATCTGCTTTCGCCCGGCACGGAAGTGATCGGCGCGCTGCTGGTATCGCTGTGGGCGACCGGCGCGGTCGATCAGGTCGCGGCGCTTTCTGTCATCAACATCGCGATGGTCGGTGCCGGGCTCGGCGTCGCGCTGCGCTTCGGAGTGAAATTGCATGGATAA
- a CDS encoding response regulator — MRVLLVEDNPILSRSLTDALTSAKLTVDCMHDGESADHVLRTQDYALVILDIGLPKLDGLEVLRRLRARRNAVPVLMLTAHGSVEERVRGLDLGADDYLAKPFALTELEARARALLRRSHGQEPLHAQCGTLLYDSVDRGFTLDGEALALTPRERSVLEVLILRNGRAINKDTLSEKIFGLDESVNADAIEIYVHRLRRKLERSSVGIVTLRGLGYLLEAKSA, encoded by the coding sequence ATGCGCGTGCTGCTCGTCGAAGACAATCCAATCCTTTCCCGTTCGCTTACCGACGCGCTGACCAGCGCAAAACTCACGGTGGACTGCATGCACGACGGCGAGTCCGCCGACCACGTCTTACGCACTCAGGACTACGCACTGGTGATTCTCGATATCGGCTTGCCGAAGCTCGACGGCCTCGAAGTGCTGCGCCGTTTGCGCGCGCGCCGCAACGCCGTGCCGGTGCTGATGCTGACCGCGCACGGTTCGGTGGAGGAGCGCGTGCGCGGTCTCGATCTCGGCGCCGACGACTATCTCGCCAAGCCTTTCGCGCTCACCGAACTCGAAGCACGCGCGCGTGCGCTGTTACGCCGCAGTCACGGCCAGGAACCGCTCCATGCACAATGCGGCACGTTGCTTTACGACAGCGTGGATCGTGGCTTCACGCTCGACGGAGAAGCGCTCGCGCTGACGCCGCGCGAGCGTTCGGTGCTCGAAGTGCTGATTCTGCGTAACGGCCGCGCGATCAACAAAGACACGCTGTCGGAGAAAATCTTCGGGCTCGACGAATCGGTGAACGCGGACGCCATCGAAATCTATGTACACCGCTTGCGCAGGAAACTCGAACGCAGTTCGGTCGGCATCGTGACGCTGCGCGGGCTCGGCTATCTGCTGGAAGCAAAAAGCGCATGA
- a CDS encoding cyanate transporter yields the protein MNSHSTASPTRTSARHAAVALKWQDVVWLGAIIAIGINLRPLLTSISPLMTTIRDATGLSFYGVSLLTSLPVVAMGIGAFGAGALARTIGETRGVALGLLAIALACAARWTASSGAALWATALLAGAGVAAIQALLPAVMKQRFHARVPLAMGVFSASIMGGGGLGASLSPWVSHAMQSWQAGLAVWTIPACAALVCWLALQRRSCGTGAAAKPAPAHASTLSLWRTRRAWTLGLYFGIVNGGYTSLVAWLPAFYQQRGASVAASGSLLAGMTVFQATAALLLPLAAASFRDRRPWLMLGLSAQLFGLLGLIAWPDAAPLLWVAVAGAGLGGTFSLTLVTALDHSTDHRVAGELVAFTQGVGFIVAAVAPVVTGLVRGWSGGFDAAWTMLAGCVVAMMALSFLFSPRSCGQWR from the coding sequence GTGAATTCACACTCCACCGCCAGTCCGACCCGCACTTCCGCTCGCCACGCCGCTGTGGCGCTAAAGTGGCAAGACGTCGTGTGGCTGGGCGCTATCATCGCGATCGGCATCAACCTGCGCCCGCTGCTGACCTCGATTAGCCCGTTGATGACGACGATCCGCGACGCAACCGGCCTCAGTTTCTACGGCGTGTCGTTGCTGACCAGTCTGCCGGTCGTCGCGATGGGCATCGGCGCATTCGGTGCGGGCGCGTTGGCGCGGACAATCGGCGAGACACGCGGCGTCGCGCTCGGCCTGCTGGCTATCGCGCTCGCCTGCGCGGCACGGTGGACGGCATCGAGCGGTGCGGCGCTATGGGCTACGGCATTGCTGGCAGGCGCGGGCGTCGCCGCGATCCAGGCATTGCTGCCCGCCGTGATGAAGCAGCGTTTCCATGCACGCGTGCCACTCGCAATGGGTGTATTCTCCGCGTCCATCATGGGTGGTGGCGGGCTGGGCGCCAGTTTGAGCCCGTGGGTAAGCCACGCGATGCAGTCATGGCAAGCGGGGCTCGCGGTATGGACGATTCCGGCTTGTGCCGCACTGGTCTGCTGGTTGGCATTGCAGCGGCGCTCTTGCGGGACCGGCGCCGCGGCAAAGCCTGCACCGGCGCATGCCTCCACTCTTTCCCTATGGCGCACGCGCCGCGCGTGGACGCTCGGGCTTTACTTCGGCATCGTCAACGGCGGCTATACGAGTCTTGTCGCGTGGTTGCCGGCGTTCTACCAGCAGCGCGGCGCGAGCGTGGCGGCGAGCGGTTCGCTGCTGGCCGGCATGACGGTGTTTCAGGCCACGGCAGCCTTGCTGCTGCCGCTCGCCGCAGCGTCGTTCCGGGATCGCCGGCCGTGGCTGATGCTCGGCCTCTCGGCGCAATTGTTCGGACTGCTTGGCTTGATTGCCTGGCCCGATGCCGCGCCCTTGCTGTGGGTCGCCGTAGCAGGCGCAGGACTGGGCGGGACTTTCTCGCTGACACTCGTCACCGCCCTGGATCATTCAACCGATCACCGCGTGGCCGGCGAACTCGTCGCCTTCACCCAAGGCGTGGGCTTCATCGTAGCGGCCGTCGCGCCGGTCGTCACCGGCCTCGTGCGCGGCTGGAGCGGCGGCTTCGACGCCGCGTGGACCATGCTGGCCGGCTGCGTCGTAGCCATGATGGCGCTGAGTTTTCTGTTCTCGCCTCGCAGTTGCGGCCAATGGCGCTGA
- a CDS encoding ANTAR domain-containing response regulator — protein MLRVLLVTDTDKPIGDLRDALARLGYEMLAGTATPQALHRVVQSERPDVIIIDTESPSRDTLEQLAVMNATAPRPVLMFSHDANQQLIRDAVGAGVTAYLVEGLATERLAPILEVALARFAQESQLRERLAQVENELAERKLIDRAKRLLMDQQKITEHAAYANLRKRAMNQGVKLAEVARAILASADSLK, from the coding sequence ATGCTGCGTGTTCTCCTCGTAACCGACACCGATAAGCCCATCGGCGATCTCCGCGACGCCCTTGCCCGACTCGGCTACGAGATGCTGGCGGGCACCGCCACGCCGCAAGCATTACATCGCGTGGTACAGAGCGAACGGCCCGATGTCATCATCATCGATACGGAATCGCCGTCGCGCGATACGCTCGAACAGCTTGCCGTGATGAACGCCACCGCGCCGCGCCCGGTGCTAATGTTCAGCCACGACGCCAACCAGCAGTTGATCCGCGACGCCGTCGGCGCGGGCGTCACGGCCTATCTCGTCGAGGGTCTGGCGACCGAGCGTCTCGCGCCGATTCTCGAAGTCGCGCTCGCGCGTTTTGCGCAGGAATCGCAATTGCGCGAACGCCTCGCGCAAGTCGAAAACGAACTCGCCGAGCGCAAGCTGATCGATCGCGCCAAACGTCTGCTGATGGATCAGCAAAAGATCACCGAACACGCCGCCTACGCCAACCTGCGCAAACGCGCGATGAACCAGGGCGTCAAACTCGCCGAAGTCGCGCGCGCCATTCTCGCGTCGGCCGACTCGCTCAAATGA